The following coding sequences lie in one Psychrobacter arenosus genomic window:
- the murU gene encoding N-acetylmuramate alpha-1-phosphate uridylyltransferase MurU → MAKITQAMILAAGKGTRLRPLTLETPKPLVEVGGQPLIIWHIKALKAAGISDITINVSWLAEKLMARLGDGSEFGVTLHWSVEDDEPLETAGGIFNALHHDKLQDAPFILVNSDIWTTYDFARLTDYELGADQLAHLIMIDNPQHNDGGDFAIMNGLANEQAIANAQKHTFAGISVLSPNIVADLVEGQAAPLGVLLKKAMPKFQVTAEVMTDNWIDVGTPERLAEINEYLAKKGVGEHLGA, encoded by the coding sequence ATGGCAAAGATTACACAAGCAATGATTCTTGCGGCTGGTAAAGGTACCCGTTTACGTCCGCTAACTTTAGAGACCCCTAAACCTTTAGTTGAAGTCGGTGGTCAGCCTCTGATCATTTGGCATATCAAAGCCCTAAAGGCAGCTGGTATTAGCGATATCACTATTAATGTCTCGTGGTTGGCTGAAAAATTAATGGCGCGGTTAGGGGATGGTAGTGAGTTTGGTGTCACGCTACATTGGTCCGTTGAAGATGATGAGCCGCTAGAAACTGCTGGGGGTATCTTTAATGCGCTACACCATGATAAATTGCAAGATGCGCCATTTATCTTAGTCAATTCAGATATATGGACGACTTACGACTTTGCACGATTGACCGATTATGAGCTGGGCGCCGACCAGTTGGCCCACCTTATTATGATTGATAATCCGCAGCATAATGATGGTGGGGACTTTGCTATTATGAATGGGTTGGCGAATGAGCAGGCGATAGCTAACGCACAAAAACATACCTTTGCTGGGATTAGTGTTTTGTCACCAAACATTGTTGCGGATCTCGTAGAGGGACAAGCTGCTCCTTTAGGGGTACTGCTTAAAAAAGCGATGCCTAAATTTCAGGTTACGGCTGAAGTTATGACCGACAATTGGATTGATGTTGGGACGCCTGAGCGTTTAGCAGAGATTAATGAATATTTGGCTAAGAAAGGTGTCGGCGAGCATTTAGGCGCCTAA
- a CDS encoding aminoglycoside phosphotransferase family protein → MIASTSAVTSPATEREISLHNWLQEQFHDFDIQIDSLPGDASFRRYHRLCLTAKAGEQDQANTVTEPLRYIVMDAPPEMESIVEFVAVDELLAPTINVPTIIAKDMTQGFLVLQDFGTTEFAHLVADAPVEAVDSYYKQAIDTLLALQTIEPAQAQQQAQLPDYDAAMLEREMDLFSDWFIPYVGVPFTTAEQQGWQALKTAIIEQVLTQPKVIVHRDYHSRNLMQDCADAERLGVIDFQDAVIGAYSYDLSSLLRDAYVDWSAEQIAAWTQYYSDKVGAANIAAEVSHITTEQLTYDLMVMGMQRHLKILGIFVRLSERDGKARYLADIPKVMRDLVVELTWLSERSDSPIAAIATEFKGWLEETVMPAFKQKFAQ, encoded by the coding sequence ATGATTGCATCTACATCTGCCGTTACATCCCCCGCTACCGAGCGCGAAATTAGCTTACATAATTGGTTGCAAGAGCAGTTTCATGATTTTGATATACAGATAGACAGTTTGCCGGGTGATGCCAGTTTTCGCCGCTATCATCGACTTTGTTTAACTGCAAAGGCGGGCGAGCAGGACCAAGCCAATACGGTTACTGAACCACTGCGCTATATCGTAATGGATGCTCCTCCTGAAATGGAGTCTATCGTTGAGTTTGTGGCTGTAGATGAGCTATTAGCCCCCACCATCAATGTGCCTACTATCATTGCCAAGGATATGACGCAAGGGTTTTTAGTACTACAAGATTTTGGCACTACAGAGTTTGCTCATTTGGTGGCGGACGCACCAGTAGAGGCGGTAGATAGCTATTATAAACAAGCTATTGATACCTTATTAGCCTTACAGACTATTGAGCCAGCGCAAGCCCAGCAACAAGCGCAACTGCCTGATTATGATGCCGCTATGCTAGAGCGCGAAATGGATTTATTCAGTGACTGGTTTATCCCTTACGTGGGGGTGCCTTTTACCACTGCGGAGCAACAAGGCTGGCAGGCGCTAAAAACGGCTATCATCGAGCAAGTATTAACGCAACCTAAAGTTATAGTGCATCGCGACTATCATAGCCGCAACCTGATGCAAGATTGCGCGGATGCAGAGCGTCTAGGCGTGATTGACTTTCAAGATGCTGTGATTGGTGCTTATTCTTATGATTTGTCCTCTTTACTACGCGATGCTTATGTGGATTGGTCGGCAGAACAAATTGCCGCTTGGACACAGTATTATAGTGATAAGGTAGGGGCCGCCAACATTGCGGCAGAGGTTAGCCATATCACGACCGAACAACTGACTTACGATTTGATGGTTATGGGGATGCAACGTCATCTAAAAATCTTAGGTATCTTCGTACGATTAAGCGAACGTGATGGTAAGGCGCGCTACTTAGCTGATATTCCAAAAGTTATGCGCGATCTAGTAGTAGAGTTGACTTGGTTGAGCGAGCGCAGTGACAGCCCAATAGCCGCTATCGCTACTGAGTTTAAAGGTTGGCTTGAAGAGACTGTGATGCCGGCCTTCAAACAGAAATTTGCACAATAA
- a CDS encoding LPS-assembly protein LptD, translated as MPYSPLYQSIHVILFGALSLSALSMSTAANAAVEDLSSRSVITNPTTVAAQAANVANNNAPVIATPATAFSSDNDAFLYDTTYKNETGATPERATNLETLTEDKAITPADSSGTNDALEENTSSVLTSTAIAAEPIANTSSNTTKDIQADDDSIQRSLERLAEHYELVPLAERQQKNKVNLGNLLNLEQSVAVAPKPTRLPNGLPSNTSTKNNSLYDNDLNSDTLNSRARCEGRWIYPQANAKAALITDADGVVRPDMNLYAESDYGYYDNVDYAELSGNVIIDQGTQHIEADKIVVNLTSGVAAAQGKVMFTDAAVSPTTGAGQQLTAPTTDGGIIGVADSLAYNTETGQSTAKDVAFASVPMQAHGYAKRLNRPSETRYELDDVMFTTCPPTDRKWQLDAKNIDIDTETGRGVATNSTFRIADVPVLYLPYFNFPIDARRSSGFLTPRASIGSENGLELDIPYYFNLAPDYDATLNTHLYTNRNPMLSGEFRYLTENYGEGRLTGSYLPDDRKYDGEDRSSLFYDHYWASEKVPHLDGDITYKYVSDADYLTDFDTLGLADNNINLPRRARLSYYNDLLTGELKVETFQSLKAFTNDNVAIADKDKPYSRLPQLNLNYRLPWSDKIDITGVHDSAYFKKSIDDGSEVEKSGVRLYNKLSASYPVERAWGYVTPQVSLQHLFTSYDQDSLDDNQLDREDGRQSVFVPQMSIDAGLHLSRTGSPFGWFDETLGGYQLLSPRVKYTYSPFEEQNSLPNFDTRIASINYKQLYADSWFLGHDRLQDLHAVTPGLNYRYVDAMGVTRFDGSIAEQFYLKNGEVTLSEEAPVFTEPSSGMVWEASTQPYQNFWVDLSGAVTNSYDLNYLTTQLRYQPTDDSLFNLGYIKRREDINTNQLPLSAVTASTVFPINGNWRMLAQGQYDLKRDRMLDALVGIDFEDCCFGFALYGRRYYNDLNLSDKPNQAIMAEIRLNGLGDSTSRLTRLLSDKILGFDPVQTAWKD; from the coding sequence TTGCCATACTCACCACTATACCAAAGCATTCACGTCATTTTATTTGGCGCTCTAAGTCTGTCTGCACTCTCTATGAGTACGGCTGCTAATGCCGCGGTTGAAGATTTAAGCTCGCGTTCTGTGATAACTAATCCTACTACAGTTGCTGCACAGGCTGCCAATGTCGCTAACAATAATGCTCCAGTAATAGCTACGCCCGCCACGGCTTTTAGCAGCGATAATGACGCCTTTTTATACGATACTACCTATAAAAACGAAACAGGGGCTACTCCAGAGCGGGCTACTAACCTAGAGACGTTGACAGAAGATAAGGCTATAACTCCAGCAGACTCTTCGGGAACAAATGACGCTTTAGAGGAAAACACCTCTTCAGTCCTAACAAGTACTGCCATCGCCGCTGAGCCCATTGCTAATACTTCGTCGAATACTACCAAAGATATTCAAGCCGACGATGACAGTATCCAGCGCAGTCTAGAGCGCCTCGCTGAACATTATGAGCTAGTGCCGCTAGCCGAAAGACAGCAAAAAAACAAAGTCAATTTGGGTAATTTATTAAACTTAGAGCAAAGCGTAGCAGTAGCGCCTAAGCCTACGCGGTTGCCCAATGGTTTGCCTTCTAACACCTCTACAAAAAACAATAGTTTATATGACAACGATTTAAATTCGGATACCTTAAACAGTCGGGCTCGCTGTGAAGGCCGTTGGATCTATCCGCAAGCCAATGCTAAAGCAGCGCTAATCACCGATGCTGATGGTGTCGTTCGTCCCGATATGAATCTGTATGCCGAGTCTGATTATGGTTATTACGACAATGTAGATTACGCTGAACTGTCAGGTAATGTCATCATTGACCAAGGGACGCAACATATAGAAGCGGACAAAATCGTAGTCAATTTAACGAGTGGTGTTGCTGCAGCTCAAGGTAAGGTGATGTTCACGGATGCGGCAGTCTCACCTACAACTGGGGCTGGCCAGCAGCTGACTGCACCAACAACAGACGGCGGTATTATTGGCGTAGCCGACAGCTTGGCCTACAATACTGAAACAGGGCAATCGACCGCCAAAGATGTGGCTTTTGCTAGCGTGCCCATGCAAGCTCATGGTTATGCTAAACGTTTGAACAGACCTAGCGAAACTCGCTATGAGCTTGATGACGTTATGTTTACCACCTGTCCGCCTACGGATCGTAAATGGCAGCTCGATGCTAAAAATATTGATATTGATACTGAAACTGGCCGCGGCGTAGCGACAAACTCTACTTTCCGTATTGCCGATGTTCCCGTACTTTATCTCCCCTATTTTAACTTCCCTATCGATGCTCGGCGTAGCAGTGGTTTCTTGACCCCGCGCGCTAGTATTGGCAGTGAAAACGGGCTTGAGTTAGATATTCCCTATTATTTCAACCTCGCGCCTGATTATGATGCGACTTTAAACACGCATCTTTATACCAATCGTAACCCTATGCTCAGTGGCGAGTTTCGCTATCTGACTGAAAACTATGGTGAAGGACGCTTAACAGGCTCCTATCTGCCTGATGATAGAAAGTATGATGGCGAAGACCGCAGCAGTCTTTTTTATGACCATTATTGGGCATCCGAAAAGGTGCCGCATTTAGATGGGGACATCACTTATAAATATGTCTCTGATGCCGATTATTTAACTGATTTTGATACGCTAGGCTTAGCAGATAACAACATTAACCTGCCGAGACGCGCGCGCTTAAGCTATTACAATGACTTGCTGACCGGTGAGCTAAAGGTTGAAACCTTTCAGAGCCTAAAAGCTTTTACCAATGACAATGTGGCTATTGCCGATAAAGACAAGCCCTATTCCCGCTTGCCACAGCTCAACCTAAATTACAGATTACCTTGGTCGGATAAGATAGATATCACCGGTGTCCATGACTCGGCTTACTTTAAGAAGTCTATCGATGATGGCTCTGAAGTTGAAAAAAGTGGCGTGCGTCTGTATAACAAACTAAGTGCCAGCTATCCGGTAGAGCGCGCTTGGGGCTATGTCACGCCGCAGGTTAGTCTTCAGCATCTCTTCACTTCCTACGATCAAGACAGTCTTGATGACAATCAGTTGGACCGTGAAGATGGCAGACAGTCGGTCTTTGTCCCGCAGATGAGTATTGATGCAGGCTTGCATCTGTCTCGTACTGGCTCACCCTTTGGTTGGTTTGACGAGACGCTAGGCGGTTATCAGCTGCTCAGTCCCCGAGTAAAATACACTTATTCTCCTTTTGAAGAGCAAAACTCGCTGCCCAACTTTGATACCCGTATTGCTTCTATTAACTATAAGCAACTGTATGCAGACAGTTGGTTTTTAGGCCATGACCGCTTGCAAGATTTACATGCCGTCACGCCCGGTCTAAATTATCGTTACGTCGACGCAATGGGGGTGACACGTTTTGATGGTAGTATTGCTGAGCAGTTTTACCTCAAAAATGGCGAGGTTACCCTATCTGAAGAGGCGCCTGTCTTTACCGAGCCCTCCTCGGGTATGGTTTGGGAAGCCAGTACCCAACCTTATCAAAACTTTTGGGTAGACCTAAGTGGCGCAGTGACTAATAGCTATGATTTAAATTATTTAACCACCCAGCTGCGCTATCAGCCTACGGATGATAGTTTGTTTAACTTGGGGTATATCAAGCGCCGCGAAGATATCAATACCAACCAGCTGCCTTTGTCTGCGGTCACGGCCTCTACGGTCTTTCCGATTAATGGCAACTGGCGCATGCTTGCGCAAGGTCAATACGATTTAAAACGTGACAGAATGTTAGATGCGCTGGTTGGGATAGATTTTGAAGATTGCTGTTTTGGCTTTGCACTCTACGGCCGTCGCTACTACAATGACCTCAATTTATCAGATAAACCAAATCAGGCTATTATGGCTGAGATACGCCTTAACGGTTTGGGCGATAGTACCAGCCGTTTGACCCGACTGTTATCCGACAAAATTTTAGGGTTTGATCCTGTACAAACGGCGTGGAAAGACTAG
- a CDS encoding peptidylprolyl isomerase: MKVLSFQRLSGAALLTISVGAGLISTAATAADTVKAATTAQATTTAAPKSPTRAQSQDGIIALVNQNAILKSDLAVAVAQAKQRAALTGDAIPTGQQLQADVLNALILRELQLALVKRVGIKPDEEVVNARLAQIAQSQGMTSLAQLQQRFDAEQPGSYARVRQQVIEEASIQALQQRQVASRVRITDQDIEAFLASPEAKRLNQSEYQTIHVRVPYIDDYSRLSEKQRDEALQVANKLYTALKQPNVDVNAAMSAVQGKYAVPLQGGNMGYNKAAGLPVQLANAITMLKVGEVSQPIISPEGIDVVKLADKKSADKMIIPQWRARHILIKVDDLQSEELAKQKINDLYEQLRRGADFASLAATYSDDVGSAGRGGDLDWVEEGTMVAPFEQMMKATPVGDYSTPFQTQFGWHIVKVDSERQQDVSEQYRRKMAQETLYKRLAPQAQEDWLQELRAGAYVKIFDENITADLGQ, from the coding sequence ATGAAAGTTTTATCTTTTCAACGTTTAAGTGGTGCCGCTTTACTTACCATAAGTGTGGGCGCTGGTCTGATAAGCACTGCAGCCACTGCAGCGGATACCGTTAAGGCAGCAACCACTGCTCAGGCCACTACCACGGCTGCACCAAAGTCGCCTACCCGCGCGCAAAGTCAAGATGGCATTATTGCTTTGGTCAACCAAAACGCTATCTTGAAAAGCGATTTAGCGGTAGCCGTCGCGCAAGCGAAACAACGTGCCGCTTTAACAGGTGACGCCATACCTACGGGTCAACAGCTGCAAGCTGATGTGCTAAATGCGCTTATCTTGCGCGAATTGCAGTTGGCTTTGGTCAAGCGTGTGGGTATTAAACCAGATGAAGAAGTGGTCAATGCGCGTTTGGCACAGATTGCCCAAAGCCAAGGCATGACCAGTTTAGCTCAGCTGCAACAACGCTTTGATGCAGAACAACCTGGTAGCTATGCTAGAGTCCGTCAGCAGGTGATTGAAGAAGCTTCTATTCAAGCTTTGCAGCAGCGTCAAGTGGCCAGTCGTGTGCGCATTACCGATCAAGATATTGAAGCATTTTTAGCTTCTCCTGAAGCCAAGCGACTAAATCAAAGCGAATACCAGACCATCCATGTGCGCGTGCCCTATATAGACGACTACAGCCGCTTATCAGAGAAACAACGTGATGAAGCTCTGCAAGTTGCTAATAAGCTCTATACCGCTTTAAAGCAACCTAATGTGGATGTGAACGCCGCCATGTCAGCAGTCCAGGGTAAGTATGCTGTCCCTCTGCAGGGTGGCAACATGGGTTATAACAAAGCGGCAGGATTGCCTGTACAGTTAGCGAATGCCATCACTATGCTAAAAGTCGGGGAAGTCAGCCAACCTATTATCAGTCCTGAAGGGATTGATGTGGTTAAACTGGCTGATAAGAAAAGCGCTGATAAAATGATTATCCCACAGTGGCGCGCGCGTCATATCTTAATCAAAGTTGATGATTTGCAATCAGAAGAATTGGCAAAGCAAAAAATCAATGACCTTTATGAGCAGTTGCGTCGTGGCGCTGATTTTGCGTCGTTGGCAGCCACTTACTCTGATGATGTGGGCTCTGCAGGCCGCGGTGGCGACTTAGATTGGGTTGAAGAAGGCACTATGGTCGCGCCTTTTGAGCAAATGATGAAAGCCACGCCTGTAGGGGATTACTCTACTCCTTTCCAAACGCAATTTGGTTGGCATATCGTCAAAGTAGACAGTGAGCGCCAACAAGACGTGAGCGAGCAGTATCGTCGCAAAATGGCACAAGAAACGCTATATAAACGTCTAGCACCGCAAGCACAGGAAGATTGGCTACAAGAATTGCGCGCTGGGGCTTATGTCAAAATTTTTGATGAAAACATCACTGCTGATTTAGGTCAATAA
- a CDS encoding peptidoglycan DD-metalloendopeptidase family protein, whose product MNTKTTWQQWRPLAAVAILALGAVGCATKPTYQAGGSAGPTIVANAQGVPNFYRVQRGDTVSQIAARYGMNYRHIGAINGLDSQYTIYSGQWLKLWEGGNTQARPAANTGYQTNTRPQQPTAPAPKPSSPVYGTTATDTQGYVYPTSNQVIRNFDEQSGVMGMWFAGREGDPVVASQSGVVLYSGNGLPEYGNLIMVRHGESYITAYAHNSQLLVKEGDQVQRGQRIATMGRTGQTDQVGLEFQVRQNGNPIDPRALLGR is encoded by the coding sequence ATGAACACGAAGACAACTTGGCAACAATGGCGACCACTAGCTGCAGTAGCTATCCTAGCACTAGGAGCAGTGGGGTGCGCGACTAAGCCGACTTATCAAGCAGGTGGGTCAGCAGGACCTACTATCGTCGCCAATGCTCAAGGCGTGCCTAATTTTTATCGTGTGCAACGTGGTGATACGGTCAGTCAGATAGCGGCTCGTTATGGAATGAATTATCGCCATATCGGGGCTATTAACGGTCTTGATAGCCAATATACTATCTATTCAGGTCAGTGGTTAAAATTATGGGAAGGGGGTAATACCCAAGCCCGTCCTGCTGCAAATACTGGGTATCAAACCAATACACGACCGCAGCAGCCTACAGCGCCAGCCCCTAAACCCTCTAGTCCGGTTTATGGCACTACAGCGACAGATACTCAAGGCTATGTCTATCCTACTAGCAATCAAGTTATCCGTAACTTTGATGAGCAATCTGGGGTGATGGGCATGTGGTTTGCCGGTCGAGAAGGTGATCCGGTCGTCGCTAGTCAATCCGGCGTGGTGCTATACTCTGGCAATGGCTTGCCTGAATATGGCAACCTGATTATGGTGCGTCATGGTGAAAGTTACATTACAGCTTATGCCCATAACAGTCAGCTGTTGGTCAAAGAGGGCGATCAGGTACAACGTGGCCAACGTATTGCTACTATGGGTAGAACAGGTCAAACCGATCAAGTCGGACTAGAGTTCCAGGTCCGTCAAAATGGCAATCCTATCGATCCACGTGCATTATTGGGTAGATAG
- a CDS encoding MCR_0457 family protein, producing MTKSYTSSAKSLCDKLFSTRLPSKKSLAKLGMAGLLAGLPLLSQVANAAGNVSTTIPVDMSGINITQHEIAVMHVLSEICPPMLRGNQKQRFFNSYNAKLHQLMPTLDDPRAAIQYLSTQQDYREVLQTIRVWTMQFSKKDNRLLCQDMANGAF from the coding sequence ATGACCAAATCTTACACTTCTAGTGCCAAGTCTCTGTGTGACAAGTTGTTTTCTACAAGATTGCCTTCCAAAAAATCTCTAGCTAAATTGGGGATGGCGGGCCTTTTAGCGGGCTTGCCTTTGCTGAGCCAAGTGGCTAATGCTGCTGGCAATGTTTCAACGACTATTCCAGTCGATATGTCTGGGATTAATATTACCCAGCATGAGATCGCTGTGATGCATGTTCTCTCTGAAATCTGCCCGCCTATGCTGCGTGGCAATCAAAAACAGCGCTTTTTTAATTCTTATAATGCCAAGCTGCATCAGTTAATGCCTACCTTAGATGACCCTAGAGCGGCTATTCAATATTTGTCTACGCAGCAGGATTATCGTGAGGTTTTGCAAACTATTCGCGTTTGGACCATGCAGTTTTCTAAAAAAGACAACCGTTTGCTTTGTCAAGATATGGCCAATGGTGCCTTTTAA
- a CDS encoding D-alanyl-D-alanine carboxypeptidase family protein yields the protein MTGLSVVSLPALAEIVPPEIDSKAYVLMDYNTGAILAQKNADQALPPASLTKMMTSYIIEQRLASGDLKEDDQVLMSKNAWCRGSSTESCMYVPVNQSASVIDMLRGIIIQSGNDASKAMAEHIAGSETSFATLMNEQAAKIGMTNTNFENATGMPAEGHVASAMDLAKLAQAIIKNSDKYYKIYSEKEFTYNGITQGNRNALLITDPTVDGLKTGHTDAAGYCLVASSNRNDMRLISVIMGAESMQARADQSRELLNWGYGHFETVVKAPANQFVAKLPVLYGEGEAVDVATADTLQVLTTKTQKNKITTVVNIPDNVEAPIKAGQKIGEMTAMIDGKAVATVPVIATQDVEQAGFFSRMWQHVVHWAKNLF from the coding sequence ATGACGGGTCTATCGGTCGTCTCACTGCCAGCTTTGGCTGAGATTGTACCGCCTGAGATCGACAGTAAGGCTTATGTTTTAATGGATTACAACACCGGTGCCATCTTAGCGCAAAAGAATGCCGACCAGGCGCTGCCGCCCGCCTCTTTGACCAAGATGATGACCAGCTATATTATTGAGCAGCGCTTGGCTTCTGGCGATTTAAAAGAAGATGATCAAGTTTTGATGAGTAAAAATGCTTGGTGTCGTGGTAGCAGCACTGAGTCTTGCATGTACGTGCCTGTAAACCAATCGGCTAGCGTCATCGACATGCTACGCGGCATCATCATTCAATCGGGCAACGATGCTTCTAAAGCGATGGCAGAGCATATCGCCGGCAGCGAAACCTCTTTTGCTACGTTGATGAATGAGCAAGCAGCTAAAATTGGCATGACCAATACCAATTTTGAGAATGCTACAGGGATGCCCGCTGAAGGCCACGTAGCCTCGGCTATGGATTTAGCGAAACTTGCCCAAGCTATTATCAAAAACAGCGATAAATACTATAAAATTTATTCCGAAAAAGAGTTTACCTATAACGGTATTACCCAAGGTAACCGCAATGCTCTGCTTATCACTGACCCTACGGTAGATGGGCTAAAAACAGGCCATACTGATGCCGCGGGTTATTGCTTAGTGGCTTCTAGTAATCGTAATGATATGCGCTTAATCTCAGTCATTATGGGCGCTGAAAGCATGCAAGCGCGTGCTGATCAATCGCGTGAACTGTTAAACTGGGGTTATGGCCACTTTGAAACGGTAGTTAAAGCACCTGCTAATCAATTCGTTGCTAAATTGCCGGTGTTATATGGTGAAGGCGAAGCGGTTGATGTGGCTACTGCAGATACGCTACAAGTTTTGACCACAAAGACGCAAAAGAATAAAATCACTACTGTAGTCAACATTCCTGATAACGTTGAAGCCCCTATTAAAGCGGGTCAAAAAATCGGTGAGATGACCGCTATGATTGACGGCAAAGCAGTCGCTACTGTCCCAGTTATCGCTACCCAAGATGTTGAGCAAGCGGGCTTCTTCTCTCGTATGTGGCAGCATGTCGTCCATTGGGCGAAAAACTTATTCTAA
- a CDS encoding sensor histidine kinase has translation MRHRRSKDIMSLMRIWIMATAIVTTILGVGISLGYDLVRDYKDKLHNIEQLSKLLASSASSPEGVDLVADQVSELLNNDPTIQSIIFYSIDHPIVRNKSQDADWRCAFFATTTNINQAVTSRYFISDDSVLDAETAASIDRSRSSDAMVEDNTLLGYISITMDVAKLRSQWFSHYKFIWLLALVLVTLSAYVLLKVLTKPLRQFVRLAQISDEVTHNPELTQLPVIQQDRELPEVSSIESALISLFKRLSEMSKELDSMKAYEQQLHNKDLSLDVQRHSFQSMITHELRTSLNAIFGGLQLLSNHYLSSEQQDALAIIRKGSQHLDFTLEQIIQLNKIEKGQMGVTPVEFNPLQLLSDLMVEFEPRARQKNLLLTSRITHIGYKLEGDISKIRLILTTLIDNAIKFTKTGTITIESHLNHFDKNTRWQVSVIDTGIGISQHYVDDIFTPFFQIDPSINREFEGVGVGLSVAKQMAHLIGAALDVESTVDVGTRFRLTMQLDNWHQHHNRNLLLGKNALYYHQVDYQEQAYMLPNQLSDYGLKTKSVQHLSLLLESMRNREFDLLLIAEDILPKKAIHIAQEVRATESNHRTLIVYLCHASEWGNRFDIDFKAAGIDGCLDVSIDAEALAAQLNQWLVV, from the coding sequence ATGAGACACCGTCGTTCTAAAGATATTATGTCGCTGATGCGCATTTGGATTATGGCTACGGCTATCGTGACTACCATATTAGGGGTAGGAATATCATTAGGTTATGACTTAGTCCGTGATTATAAAGACAAACTGCACAATATCGAGCAACTCAGCAAGTTATTAGCTAGCAGTGCTTCTTCTCCAGAAGGGGTGGATTTAGTAGCGGATCAAGTCAGTGAGCTGCTCAATAACGACCCGACTATTCAAAGCATTATCTTCTATTCTATTGATCATCCGATCGTGCGCAATAAGTCGCAGGACGCCGACTGGCGCTGCGCTTTTTTTGCGACCACCACCAATATCAATCAAGCAGTCACTAGCCGCTATTTTATCTCTGATGATTCTGTCTTAGACGCAGAGACCGCGGCCTCAATCGACCGTTCGCGCAGTTCTGACGCTATGGTCGAAGACAATACCTTATTGGGCTATATCAGTATCACTATGGACGTGGCAAAGCTGCGTTCACAGTGGTTTTCCCATTATAAATTTATCTGGTTATTGGCATTGGTATTAGTGACTCTGAGCGCTTATGTACTTTTAAAGGTGCTGACCAAACCTTTACGCCAATTTGTACGATTGGCGCAGATTAGTGATGAGGTCACGCACAATCCTGAATTGACCCAATTGCCGGTCATTCAGCAGGATCGAGAGTTGCCGGAGGTCAGCAGTATTGAATCTGCTTTAATTAGCCTCTTTAAACGTCTGTCAGAGATGAGCAAAGAGTTGGACTCTATGAAAGCTTATGAGCAGCAACTGCACAATAAGGACTTGTCTTTAGATGTGCAGCGACACAGCTTTCAAAGCATGATTACGCATGAGCTGCGCACCTCTTTAAATGCCATATTTGGTGGCTTACAGCTGTTAAGCAATCACTACTTAAGCAGTGAGCAGCAAGATGCTTTAGCTATTATTCGCAAAGGCAGCCAGCATTTAGACTTTACTCTAGAGCAGATTATCCAGCTCAATAAGATAGAAAAAGGCCAGATGGGGGTTACCCCAGTAGAGTTTAATCCGCTACAACTGCTGTCCGATCTCATGGTCGAGTTTGAGCCGCGCGCTCGGCAAAAAAACCTTTTATTGACCAGTCGCATTACCCACATAGGTTATAAATTAGAAGGGGATATCAGTAAAATTCGCCTGATATTAACCACGCTAATCGACAATGCCATTAAGTTTACCAAGACGGGCACTATCACGATTGAGTCCCACTTAAATCATTTTGATAAAAATACCCGTTGGCAGGTCAGTGTGATCGATACAGGCATCGGGATTAGTCAGCATTATGTGGACGATATTTTCACCCCGTTTTTTCAGATTGATCCCTCTATTAATAGAGAGTTTGAAGGGGTCGGTGTAGGGCTGTCAGTAGCCAAGCAGATGGCGCATTTAATAGGCGCGGCCTTAGATGTAGAAAGTACGGTAGACGTTGGTACGCGGTTTAGATTGACGATGCAACTGGACAACTGGCACCAACACCACAATCGCAATCTATTGCTGGGTAAAAATGCGCTGTATTACCATCAGGTTGATTATCAAGAGCAAGCTTATATGTTGCCCAATCAATTGAGTGACTATGGCCTTAAAACCAAGTCAGTGCAGCACCTAAGCTTGTTGCTCGAATCGATGCGCAATAGGGAGTTTGACTTACTGCTTATAGCCGAAGATATCCTACCCAAAAAAGCCATTCATATTGCCCAGGAAGTGCGAGCTACTGAGTCTAATCATCGGACGTTAATCGTATACCTATGTCATGCTAGCGAATGGGGCAATCGCTTCGACATTGATTTTAAAGCTGCGGGTATCGATGGATGTTTAGATGTGTCAATTGATGCCGAAGCTCTCGCTGCTCAATTAAACCAATGGTTGGTAGTTTAA